The Saprospiraceae bacterium genome includes the window TAACTAGGCATTTGATGCGTCTGTAGCCAGGAAGGCACCTGATGGTTGACAATCCCCGAAAGCCGCCCTGTTAAAATCCCATCAACTTTCTCCAAGGCCGGACTTCCCGAAAGAAAAATCATTTTCCCATCCAACCATTCTCCTTTGCCCGTGCGGGCAAAGTAATTAAACAAGGCATTCCGCGCTGTGCCGAAATGATTGGGAAGACTATCTTTGGTTAGTGGAATATATTTGACCCCTGAAGTTGTGCCGCTGGTTTTCGCAAAATATTTAGGGTAACCCTTCCAGAGAACATCTGCTTCGCCTGCTTTTATCCTATCAATATAGGGCCTAATACCTTCATAATCGCGAATGGGTACCTCTTGTCGAAAGGCTTCGTAGGTCTTAATATGATCAAAATTATGATCCTTTCCAAAGGAGGTCTGCTGTCCACCTTTTAACAATAGCTGGAAAACCTCCTCTTGGGCATCAATGGGATACTTTGACCAGTTTTTAATGTCATGGCCAATTTTTCGTGCAATTGGCTTGATGATAAGTGATTTAAACCCCATACGTCTACTTACAACATTTGCCGTAAATGTAGAGATTTAAATGGAAATACCTCACTTTAGCAGCCAAATTCGACCAGCTTCTCAGCCATCAATGGTTTAGCCAGCTTCTTCCTGGATCAACTTCTGATGGCTGCTTTACACTTACTCTCTCAAATCTTCTACATCATAAGCTGGGAATTGGCTTTTTACAAACGTAAAATAATTAGCTGAAAAAGGAGCATTGGGTTTTAAATTGTCGATGACAAACGTAAAACGAGAACCGTCTTTCGCAAAAGCCAGAATGCTTTCTATTTGGTTGAGTTTTTTATTTACATTCAGGCGTAGCTTGGAATAATCAGCATAATCATCAAGGGGTTTGAACTCGATTTGCTGGATGACCTTTCCACCCTGATCAGACTCCTGCACCAACTGGTAGGCAAATTCCCCGGAATCATAAAATGTAAATAAGGACTGTGGTGTCAATAAACTCCCTGATGCTTCCTCCGGATCTGGGACATCATTGATTTGTACCATCTTGTTGTTATGCATAATCACCCACAAGGCCGTATTGTCGCAAAGAACCAGTTGGGTACCCATCTCAAAGCGATATTGTTCACCCTTCCGTGCAATTTTACCCTTTTGTGTTTCCTTTGGTTGATCTGCCAATTCTATCACCATAGTAAATTCAGCCTCCAGCGTTTGATAAGCATCATACTTGCTGCGAAGCTTATCAAGAATAGCCTTTGCTGCCGGGTCCGAATCACCAGCTTTGGTATAATCATTGGTGTTTTGCGTAAATGCAGTCCCTGCAATGACCAAAAACACCATCAGCATGGTGTGGCGAAATGCTTTCCTTTGTTTCATCATGCTACCTGAACTTAAATACTTCATTCCGATTGATTTTGTTTTTAATCCTAACGCTTTAATGACGCAAAAATTGATCCTAAGTGCTGCCCCCCAACGTTAAATTTTATTTAAAGTATTTTATCCCCATTATAAGGTTTTAAGTAAAAGACTTTTAATACTAAAAAAAATGCTGTATTTTTAGAGGTAGGACAGGTATGTGCTGAAGTGAAGACAAAATCAAGGAATGCATCAGGTCCTTGATGGCTCCCAGAAACAACCAACTAGTTAATATGCGTTTTGACTTTCAATAAAGAAAAGCCCTTGAACGTTATACTATTCCCCCCGGTCTAGTAATGAGTTTAAAATAAAACGCCCAAGGTCAGGCAGCAAAATCGAGTAAAATAGGGTCATTAAAGTGGAGAACCTTATGGTTTTGAACTGTTCTCTCGGAGGGAATAAAAGTTGCAAGTGAGTGAACGCGAACTAATTGAGGGTTGTATGCGGGAAGACCGCAAATGCCAACAGGACGTCTTTAGGCTGTATGCCTCAAAGATGATGGGTGTTTGTTCGCGTTATGCCAGGCATCAAATGGAGGCAGAAGATCTTTTACAGGACGCTTTTATTAAAATTTTCGATAATATTAGTAAATTTGAATTCAAGGGCTCTTTTGAAGGATGGATTCGAAGAATCGTTGTTAATACAGCCCTGAAAAATTACAGTAAGAAGAGTTTTGCATATGAACAAATAGGGGTGGAGGAACAACCAGAAAGTGCTATTCCACCCGATGTATACGCTCACCTACACGAAGAAGAGTTGCTCAAATTAATCGCAGAATTGCCCGATGGCTATCGCGTAGTGTTTAATCTTTATGCTATTGAAGGTTATTCTCACAAAGAAATTGCTGAGATGCTGGGGTGCCAGGAAAGTACTTCTCGCTCTCAGTTAGTCAAAGCCAGGAAAATGCTGCAAGCCCAAATTCTAAAGCTTCAAAAAATTGCCGTATGAGCTACAAACATCCCTTGGACGACACCTTTAAACGCAAATTGCGTAACTATGAGATTAATGCACCAAACGACCTTTGGCAAAAAATAGACGCCAAACGCTCCTGGCAGCAAAAATTAAACAACCGTTTTCGCTATTATAAAGGCGGACTGGCCATTGCTGCCACCTTGCTGCTGTCCATAGGTGCATGGTGGTTGACCCAAGCCTCCCCATCTGTTGTCGAAATTGGCCATTTTCCTATAGGGCCTACCGTGTCTGTTACCCAAGAAAAGGCGCTTGCAACGATCTCCAAAGAAGAAACTGTTCAAATCCCTGCTGAAAAAAAATCAATTTCGTCCATCCCTAAAACCATTGCCGCTGAACCAACTTATACACTTAATATACCTGCTATCCAAGCTCAACAGACCATTGTAGCTTCAGCTGCTGCCGACTCGCCAAAAGCAGCGACCGATCAGCCGCAAGAACCCCTCATGGCCACTTTTCCCAGCACTGGAGACATAAGTTTAAAAGGGAGCGCCAATGTTCAAGAAGCATTTGTACCAACTTTTGCCGCCATGACCCAGCTGCCTTCCCTGGTAGCTATGCCTTTGGAAACGGGTTTGTTTAAGACGGATTTAAGGTGTGAATCCTTTAAGACCGGAAAAAGACATTGGTACGGCGAGCTATCGACAGGTACGACGACCTCCCTACGGGACCTGCATGCCAGAGAAGGCGAATTCATCCCTTACGCCGCTAGCCGGGCCGCAACAGAGTCTGCGCAGTTTTCCTATAACACAGAATTGCGTTTATCTATCATTTCTCCAAATGGCTTTGCTTTTCGCACAGGGTTCAATTACACTCAGTTGAATGATAAATTCAACTATGTAAATGAAAATGAAAAGAAAATAATCATTACCAATGTCTATGGATCCAATGGTCAGATCATTAGCCAGGATACGAGCATTGTGACCGGAACACGCAGGAAAATTACCAATAATCGGTTTCAACTCCTTGATGTACCCCTGATTCTAGGATATGAACTCAATTATAAAGATGTTACTTTTGCTTTTAATGCCGGAATGTATCTCAATCTTAGTTATCAGCAAAAGGGAGACTTCCTTTCTCCAATCGACCAAGAGCCAACAAGCTTTTCTTCCGATGAAATCGATACTTATCCTGCCTATCGCCAACAAATAGGTATGGGCTGGTATGGTAGTATCGGCATGTATTATCGAATGAACCCACGTACGCATGTCTATTTGGAACCTAGCCTGAGGATGTATACTCAATCCGGAACCATAGATGAATATCCACTCAAGCAAAATTATGCCCTCGGTAGCCTTAATATTGGCTTGCGTAGGGTCATCTTTTAGCCGAGCGAGACATCAGAAGTAAGGCCAGGGTATCCCTTCCATAAATTTCTGATGTCTGTGGCTGTGTTGCGTTACAATGAATTATTTTTTACAAAAGCCATCTTCGCTACCCACCGCCGTTGCAGGTGCCTGCCTGTCGGACAGGTAGATTTTTTATCTCCAAACGAGCTCTCACACCGTTTGATTAACCGACCCTGCTAGTCATCCAGGGCTTCTATCTCCAAGGTTATTACTATCCTCTACAGTGACTCATTACCCTTATATTTGCAAAAAAAGATAAACCAAAAGCAAGGAATGCTGTTGTAGCTGAAATTACAAAACCGAAATTTAATGAGTTTTCGAAATTGTTTTTTAACTATTTCTTTTGTACTAAGCTATGGCTTTTTGGTTGCCCAGACCACCGTTTCCATTTTTGGTAAAGTATTAGATGCTAAAACAAAGGAACCCCTCATTGGCGTCAATATCATCCTGGAAGGTACAGAAAAGGGTACGACTACCGACCTTGATGGCCGTTATGAACTCAAGGGAATTTCTCCTGGAAGTTATAATATCACAGCAAGTTACCTCGGGTACCAGGTCAATACTCGCAGTAATATTATTATCCAATCGAAGGGAAATGATGATATCAACTTTGAGCTGCTGGAGGGAGGCCTGAATCTGGAAATGGTAGTCGTAAAGGCCAGCCCTTTCCAGACGAATCGATCGACCCCTTTATCGCTACAGACCTTATCTCCTGATGAGATCAAGACCTACCCAGGCGGCAATAATGATATTGCTAAAGTGGTACAAAGTCTGCCCGGTGTTTCCGGGTCTATAGGAGGGTTCAGAAATGATGTCATCATTCGTGGTGGGGCACCCAATGAGAACGTCTACTATTTAGATGGCATTGAAATTCCGAATATCAATCATTTTAGCACACAAGGAAGTGCTGGTGGGCCAGTTGGATTGCTGAATGTTGATTTTATTGAAAAGGTCGAACTTTCTTCTTCTGCCTTTGGCGCCCAATATGATAACCCCCTGAGTGGCGTCCTCCAGTTTGATCAGCGAACCGGAAATCCCAGGGAGCGACAAACCAACCTTCGCATCAGTGCCAGCGAAGCGGCCTTGACGACAGAAGGGCCATTGTTTAAAGGCAAGGATGAGGCCTCAAATACCAGCTATATTTTATCCGTAAGAAGAAGTTATTTACAATTGTTGTTTGAATTGATCGGGCTACCCATCAGGCCTGATTACTGGGATTATCAATATAAAATAAACCATAAGATTGATGAGTATAATACCCTCTTCCTTACTGGAATAGGATCAGTTGATGATTTTAGTGTAAAAGCCCCCGACGATTATGATCCAGAACAGCAAGCTGTTTTAGACCAGGTTCCAGTCATAAAGCAATGGACCACTACCGCTGGTGTGGGATGGAAAAACCGATTGAAAAATGGGAAAGGAATCATGAATACTTATTTGAGTGTCAATATTCTAAACAATGATTTTTCCCGTTACCAAGACAATGAAAACCTTAGCGGGCTGGTTTTTCGCAACAATAGCCGAGAAACGGAACAAAAATTGAGATATGCCTACACTCGTTTTATAAAGGACTGGTCCATCACAGCTGGTGCCAATGTAACACGGGCCATTTATGCCAACGAAACGGAGGATTTTGCATTCAATAATCAGTTTCTAACTGAAATAGATTTTTGGAAATATGGTTTGTTTGGACAGGCCACTAAAACCTTTTTAGAGGGTCGGTTGGATTTCTCTGCCGGCTTCAGGGTCGACGATAATTCCTATACAGCGGAGTCTTCCACCTTGTTGAAAACATTTTCGCCTAGGGTGGCATTGAGTTATGTATTGGATAGTGCAAACAATTGGCGTTTGAGTACTTCTATTGGCAAATACTATAAAATTGCACCCTATACAATATTGGGCTACCAGAATAGGGATGGTTTTTTTTCCAATAAGTCCGTTCCTTACATCGGTAGCCTGCATGTGGTAGCTGGTCTGGAGTACCGCCTGGGTACTTTTGGTAAAATCAGCGCAGAAACCTTTTACAAACGATATTCAAACTATCCAATTTCTGTTGCAGATGGTGTCTCTTTGGCTAACAAGGGGGCAGATTTTTCTGTTTTGGGCAATGAGGAAGTCATCAGTGATGGCCAAGGGCGGACTTATGGTTTGGAACTTTTATACCAGCAAAAGCTCTATAGGAATTTTTATGCCATTTTAGCTTACACCCTTTTTAAAAGCGAATTTACAGGATTAGAAGGAGCGTATTTACCTTCGGTATGGGATAGCCGTCACCTGGTTTCCTTTACGGGAGGGTATAAGGCTCCTCGAAATTGGGAATTTAGCCTACGATACAGGTATGCCGGAAATACGCCTTATGCGCCAGTGGATGTTGATCAATCACTTCCGGTTTATCCGGTTTTGGTGTTTGATTACAATGATTTGGGGACCTCAAGGCTGGCTCCTTTCAATCAATTGGATATCCGAATTGATAAAAAATGGAATTTCCGAGCCCTAACCCTTAACGTTTACCTCGAAGTTCAAAATGCCTTGGCTCAAAATTCGCCGGATGTACCTTCTTTTGGACTAGACAGAGATGAACAAGGTAAGGTTATTGAGCCTTTGCGACTGGTGGAGGTGATTAATTCACCTAACTCGGTCCTGCCAATAATTGGCCTTGCCATTGACTTTTGAGTGAATTCAATATAAAAAAATAGCTTCTCCTTTTCTTCAGGCAGCATATTTGCTACAACAAGGGTCTACACCATTAGACAAGTAACGAAAGAAAAAAGATGAGCATGCGATTTCGCCGGCTTTACTTAGCAATACTGGGCTTAGCCCTGGTGGGCTGCCAAAAGAATGAAGATATATTTGTACCAGATGAGTTGGGATTAGATGAGCTCCAGGGTGAAATCAATCATTTGTTAGCACAGATGCCTTTTGAAGAGGAGGTATTTCAATGGGTGGCTAATAAATCTAATACTTTTTTCACTCGTACAGGCGCCAGATTGAGTTTCCCTGAAAACGCGTTTGTTCGTCTTGATGGAGAAACAGATTTATCAGGCGTGGTTGAGGTGAGGATAAAGGAGGTGGTGCGAAAAGGCGACATGATTCGCTGCCAGGTTCCAACGATGATTGGGGATAACCTCCTGGAAACTTTTGGCGCCTTGCATATTGAAGCGGAGCTTGGAGGTGTAAAATTGGTCCTGAAAGCAGGCGTGAAAATAGATTGGGATATCCCAAGTGAAGATTTTAATGCAGCGTTGGATTTGTTTTACGGGTTGGAAGGTGTAGGGACAAATGTCCGCTGGGTAGGTGCCACCGAGGTGTTCACCAACCAGGAACCTGTTCGCCCAGTTAAAATTTTGACACCCGAAGGGGCGTCGCTTAATGCATACAAAGCTCAACCCCAGCAACTGGGTTGGTGGAGTTGTAGTCGAATGGTTGTGTCAGAAGTGGAGGCTGAACAAATGCAATTGAAAATTGATTCGCCAGCTTTTTTTGTTGGACAAAACACTGCCGTTTATTTAGTTTTTGAAAATAGACAGACTGTCGTGCCCCTCATTTGGAATGAGATGGAAGGCGATGGTCAATTTTCCTCGCCGTTGGTACCGGTGGGGGAAGATATAATTGTGGTAGCGATTGCTGAGGGGGCATCAGGGCGTTCATTTTTAGGTTTCAGAACCATCGAAACGGAACGTTCCATGCAAACACTCACTCTTCCCCTGGTTCAGCGATCGCTACATACCATTCAGCTATTCTTGAATAGCCTTTGATGGTCCCTGAAATGAGTTAACACCGTTTTCCTTCATGATAGCTTTGGCCGCCTTTAGGGCGGCCTTGTTTTTTTTAGCTATTTTTTGTTTTATAGTTTATGCTTTTACAGCTTAACTTTCCTCTGGTACATCTGCCCAAGCCATATCAATCCGACGTCGATTTAGATCAGTATCCACAATCTTTACCCAGATATTATCACCCATTTTTAAGGTCTGGCCAGAACGAAGGCCTGTTATTTTGAGTCGACTGGAAGCCAATTCAAAGGGTTCTGGAAGCGTATTGTAACTGACCATTCCTTCGCAGTGATTGGCTTTGAGTACAACGTAGATACCATAATCAGATAAGCCAGAGACATAGCCCTCGAAGGTTTCGCCAAGGTGCTTTTCGATAAATTCTACTTGTTTGTATTTGACGGATTCCCGTTCAGCATCCATCGCTTTGCGTTCTTGCTGAGAAATGTGGCGACATTCTTCCTCCAGGGCTTCTTTTTTCACCCTATAGGACTCTCCTTTACCAAGATTGAGTGCTAGGATGCGATGAGCCAGTATGTCCGAATAGCGGCGGATGGGTGAGGTGAAATGGCTATAATACTCGAAACCAAGACCATAGTGGCCGATGTTTTCGGTAGAATAGGCAGCCTTGGCCATGGTTCGGATGGCTATGGGTTCCAGCAGCTTCAAGGCAGGAATCTTTTCGGACGCTTTCACCAGGCGATTGTAGGAACGGGCAATTTCTTCTTTAGAACTGATATCCATTTCAAAGCCAAACTCTCTGGCAAAGCGGGCAAATTCTTCCACGCGATCGGGGTCGGGCTCATCGTGAATCCGATAGACGAAAGGAATTTCATGATCGATTCCTTTTTTGTGAATATAAGTGGCCACTTCTCGATTGGCTAAGAGCATGAAATCTTCGATTAGCATATTGGAGTCTTTTCGCTCCTTGACATAGACTTCCAAGGGCGTACCTTGGTCATCCAATCGGAATTTCACTTCTTGTGTTTCGAAATTAATTGATCCTTGTTTAAACCGTTCCTGACGAAGTTTCAGTGCAATGCGATTGAGTAGTTTTAATTCGCTTTCGAAGGGGCCTCCTTCGCTTTCCAATACAGCCTGAGCTTCCTCATAGGTAAACCGATGATTGGAATGAATAATGGTCCGGCCAAACCATCGACTTTGTACCTTATCATTTTTATCAAAAACAAACACGGCAGAAAAAGTCAACTTATCTTCATGTGGCCGCAGGGAGCATAGTTCATTCGACAAACGCTCTGGCAACATCGGAAGTACGCGGTCAACCAGGTAAACGGAAGTAGAGCGCTGGAAAGCCTCTTTGTCCAAGGCGGTTCCTGGTAGGACATAATGCGCAACGTCTGCGATATGCACACCTATTTCACAATGGCCATTATCCAGGAATTGGATGGATAGCGCATCATCGAAGTCCTTTGCGGTATCCGGGTCAATCGTAAAGGTCGTCACTTCTCGCATGTCACGGCGGAGGCTTATTTCCTCCTCGGTAATGGCCGTCGGCAATTTTTCGGCAATGGCGAGTGCTTCCTCCGAAAAAATAAGGTCGAAGCCTTTATTGATCAAAATGGCTTTCATCTCAATATCATGGCTACCCGCCTCACCCAACACAACCATGACCTTTCCTTCTGGGTCGCGCTGTGGTCCTCGTTCCCAATTGATTATTTTTACGGTCACTTTTTCGCCATCAGCGGAACCTTTGGTATTTTCAAGTGCGACAAATATATCGAGAGGTGTTCCCATGCCATCTGTTGTAACAATGGCATGTTTAGGAAAAAGGTGAATGGTACCAATGAAAGATTCTCTGGCTCTCTCCAGGATTTCTTCTATTTCTCCTTCCATTTTTCTGCGGTCATGGCGTAACCACGCTTTGACTTTTACCTTATCGCCATGCATAGCCGATTTGGTATGTTTGGCTGCTACATAGATATCGTGTTCCAGATCGGGCACTATGATATAAGCCGCCCCCGTTCGGGTCAAATCTACTTTACCCTCATAAGTACTAAAAGCTTTATTGGAACTTCTGGCAGGATAGCCTAATTTGAACTTGTAATCAGAAGTGGTTTGGAGCTGATTCCCCTCAACCAATTTCATTAATGCACTTTGAACACTATCTTTAGAATTATCGATCTTAAGTTTTCGAATAATTTGTTTGGCGTTAAAAGGTTTTTTTTGGTGTCGTTTGAATAGCCGTAGAATTTCACTTTGTAGTTTTTGGGGCCTGAGTAGCGCACCTTTAACTTTTGTTTTTTTGTTTTTTGTCATTATATATTTTCAATGTTACCATCGGGAAGTATCTCCATTTGATAAGCCGTATTATTTGTAGCGCTAAAATCGGAGGAGTGGGCATTTGACTGGCCGGAAGCAACAGAGATCATCCAGTCTTCATCGATTGTGGCTACAGAGTGGGTCAACATCTCCCCGTCAAAAAAAGTTCCCGCAATGACTCTTTTTTCTATGACGTTGCCTACCTGATCAAAAGTAACCAGGTTGTAGCTATAATTGAGGAGGCTGGCTTTCCAATACACCACTACGTGAATAGGTTCCACGCTTTTTAGGCGAAAACAGGCGACGAATTCGGTCGTTTCATCGGGTAATTCTTCTTCTAATGGTAGAATAAAAGTATCAATTAAGGCGATAGGTAGCGGTAAATTGGCGGTATCGAAGGCATGATGAGAATCTTCCCCAAGAATAATAGGAGGCTCAAGCACAGGAAATTGCTCCAGGAAGGAGGCAAAGCTTACTTTTTTTAGTTTAATGTTTTCCATTTTATGCATTCAAGTTAAGATGATGGCATGAACTGAGCCATCTTCTTTTCATATAACCAATATTCAAAGATAAGGTTGATTTGTGAATTGACATCTATTGCCAGAGGAGGGAATTAATTTGTAATGATTCTAAATAAAACGTCTATGGAATTGAAATTAAACAAGAATTGGGCGAAGCGGCTTATAAAGTATAGATTTGCGATGTTTGGTATATAAACCAATTATTGCCTAAGCATATGGCTAATATTCCAAAGCAAATTGTAAGAAGACACGAAAAAACCTAAAAGTAAAAAACATGAATTGGTTTTCCAGGTTTCTAACCTCATCAATTGGTAAGAAACTACTGATGAGTCTTACTGGTTTATTTTTGATTTCCTTTCTCATTGTACACCTAATCGGAAATTTACAATTATTGATTAATGATGGTGGAGAAAAATTTAACGTCTATGCTAAATTCATGACGACCAACCCCATCATTAAAACGACCTCTTATTTATTGTATTTTTCAATTTTGCTTCATGCCATACAAGGCTTGTTGATATGGCGTCAGAATGTGGTAGCAAGAGGGCAAGGGTACGCTGTAAAGGTGACGAAGTCGGTGAATACATCCGCTAAATTTTCCAGTAATATGGGATGGTTAGGTACCATCATCCTAATTTTTATTTTCATTCATTTGTATCAATTCTGGTTGCAAATGAAACTAGGTAACCTTCCTATGGCTACCTATGGGGGCGAAGAATACAAAGATTTATATGCTATTGTATCTGTGGCCTATGAAAATATTTTTTACGTAATTTTTTATGTGGTTTCCATGGCGATTATCGCTTTCCACCTGTGGCATGGATTCCAAAGTGCGTTTCAAACGCTTGGACTGAACCATAAAAAATATACGCCTTTTATTCAATTTATAGGTAAGGTAATTGCTGTGGTGATCCCGGTTGGTTTTGCCATTATTCCTATTGCCATGTATCTTTTGAGGAACGCTTAAACGAAATGGACTATGAAACTAGAAGGTAAAGTACCTCCTGGCCCACTAGCAGATAAGTGGACTCGTTATAAGTCGACGATTCCGTTGGTGGCTCCGAATAATAAAAGAAGAATTGAAATCATTGTAGTTGGTACAGGATTAGCTGGTGCCAGTGCGGCGGCAACCCTGGGTGAACTGGGTTACCAGGTGAAATGTTTTACTTTTCATGATAGCCCCAGGCGAGCCCATAGTATTGCTGCCCAAGGTGGTATAAATGCTGCTAAGAATTATCAAAATGACGGTGATAGTGTTTATCGCCTATTTTATGATACGATTAAAGGTGGCGATTATCGTTCCCGAGAGGGAAATGTTCATCGTTTGGCAGAAGCTAGTGTCAGTATCATTGACCAAGCGGTAGCCCAAGGGGTTCCCTTTGCACGGGATTATGGTGGATTATTGGACAATCGCTCTTTTGGTGGGGTGCAAGTAAGTAGAACCTTCTATGCAAGGGGGCAAACGGGGCAGCAATTGCTAATAGGCGCCTATCAGGCTTTGTCACGGCAGATTGCTTTGGGTACGGTAGAGATGTATAATCGCCATGAAATGCTGGATATTGTAAAGGTAGATGGGGTGGCTCGGGGGATTATTGCAAGGAATTTATTAACGGGTAAACTAGAGCGTTTTGCGGGTCACTGTGTTGTTTTAGCGACGGGCGGTTATGGCAATATCTTTTATTTGTCGACCAATGCCATGAATTGTAATGTATCGGCGGCATGGCGGGCAGTGCGACGAGGTGCGCTAATGGCTAATCCTTGTTTTACGCAGATTCACCCCACTTGCATCCCGGTTTCAGGCGATTATCAATCCAAGTTGACCTTGATGTCTGAAAGTTTGCGAAACGATGGTCGGGTCTGGGTGCCTAAAAAGCATGAAGATGCCAAAGCTATCCGTGAAGGACGGAAAACAGGATTGGATATTCCGGAAGCAGAAAGAGATTACTTTTTAGAGCGCAGGTACCCTGCCTTTGGCAACCTGGTACCGAGGGACGTAGCTTCAAGGGCGGCCAAGGTGGCCTGTGATGAAGGATTGGGGGTTAGTCCGACGGGCCTTGCGGTTTACCTGGATTTTTCTGCTGCTTTTGAGCGGTATGGCAAATCTGCCGCTAGTGTCCAAGGTATTCACCATCCAGATAAGGCAACCATCATTGCACTAGGGCAGAAAGTAGTAGCGGAGCAATATGGAAATCTTTTCGAAATGTATGAAAAGATCACTGGTGAAAACCCTTACATTATGCCGATGAAAATTTATCCGGCGGTGCACTATACGATGGGTGGATTGTGGGTAGATTACAATTTAGAAACGAATGTGCCTGGCTTATTTGCTTTGGGAGAGGCCAACTTCTCCGACCACGGGGCTAATCGATTGGGTGCATCGGCCTTGATGCAGGGGTTGGCAGATGGCTACTTTGTCATTCCCTATACCATTGGCACCTTTTTATCAAAGGATATTCGAACGCCTAATTTTGATCCGAACAGTGACGCTTTCATGGATGCGGAAAAAGAGGTCAAGGGAAGGATAGACCAACTATTAAGCATTAAAGGAAATCAATCCATCGAAAGTTTTCATCGACGCTTGGGTAAGATTATGTGGGATTATTGTGGGATGTCACGGAGTGCGGAGGGCTTAAAGCATGCCCGACAGGAAGTGGTTGAACTCCGCAAGGAATATTATCAGGATGTTTTTGTACCGGGTTCAAATGATGAGTTCAATCCAGAGTTAGAAAAGGCTTTGCGTGTGGCAGATTTTATGGAAATGGCGGAAGTGATGATTTTGGATGCCTTGAATAGAGAGGAATCATGTGGTGGCCACTTCCGGGAAGAGTACCAATCTGAAGAAGGAGAGGCGGTGCGAAGGGATGATGAATTTGCCTACGTAGCGGCCTGGGAATACAAGGGTTGGGACGAAGAACCTGTACTGCATAAAGAAGAATTAGTATTTGAGGAAGTGGAATTAAAAACACGTTCTTACAAATAAGGAATGAGTTCCAAATTGATGAACTAAGGGTTTATTTGAAAGGCGACCTTTTATCCTTAATTGGGGTGACTAAAGGTATTTTCAAATTAGCCTAAAAACATGCATCATATTATGAAGCTAACGCTTAAAATCTGGCGGCAAGAAAATGGTAGTAAAAAAGGGAACTTTTCAACTTACCAATTAAATGATGTCAATGACCACATGTCTTTTCTAGAGATGTTGGATGTATTAAATGAAGAGCTAATTGGCAAAAAGGAGATGCCGGTAGCTTTTGAGCATGATTGTAGGGAAGGGATTTGTGGCGCCTGTAGTATGGTGATCAATGGTCAACCGCACGGCCCAATGGGAGGAACCACTACTTGCCAACTACACATGAGGCATTTTAATGATGGCGACACCATCGTAATTGAGCCATTTCGGGCAAAGGCTTTTCCCGTTGTTCGGGATTTAGTGGTAGATCGCAGTGCTTTTGATCGGATTATTCAGGTGGGTGGTTTTGTATCCGTTAATACGGGGCAAGCGCAGGACGCCAATGCTATTCCAATTGAAAAAGATATTGCTTCTGCGGCTTTTGATGCTGCGACCTGTATTGGTTGTGGGGCATGTGTAGCAGCCTGCCCGAATGCATCAGCCATGCTTTTTA containing:
- a CDS encoding outer membrane lipoprotein carrier protein LolA, translated to MKYLSSGSMMKQRKAFRHTMLMVFLVIAGTAFTQNTNDYTKAGDSDPAAKAILDKLRSKYDAYQTLEAEFTMVIELADQPKETQKGKIARKGEQYRFEMGTQLVLCDNTALWVIMHNNKMVQINDVPDPEEASGSLLTPQSLFTFYDSGEFAYQLVQESDQGGKVIQQIEFKPLDDYADYSKLRLNVNKKLNQIESILAFAKDGSRFTFVIDNLKPNAPFSANYFTFVKSQFPAYDVEDLRE
- a CDS encoding RNA polymerase sigma factor — protein: MSERELIEGCMREDRKCQQDVFRLYASKMMGVCSRYARHQMEAEDLLQDAFIKIFDNISKFEFKGSFEGWIRRIVVNTALKNYSKKSFAYEQIGVEEQPESAIPPDVYAHLHEEELLKLIAELPDGYRVVFNLYAIEGYSHKEIAEMLGCQESTSRSQLVKARKMLQAQILKLQKIAV
- a CDS encoding TonB-dependent receptor; the protein is MSFRNCFLTISFVLSYGFLVAQTTVSIFGKVLDAKTKEPLIGVNIILEGTEKGTTTDLDGRYELKGISPGSYNITASYLGYQVNTRSNIIIQSKGNDDINFELLEGGLNLEMVVVKASPFQTNRSTPLSLQTLSPDEIKTYPGGNNDIAKVVQSLPGVSGSIGGFRNDVIIRGGAPNENVYYLDGIEIPNINHFSTQGSAGGPVGLLNVDFIEKVELSSSAFGAQYDNPLSGVLQFDQRTGNPRERQTNLRISASEAALTTEGPLFKGKDEASNTSYILSVRRSYLQLLFELIGLPIRPDYWDYQYKINHKIDEYNTLFLTGIGSVDDFSVKAPDDYDPEQQAVLDQVPVIKQWTTTAGVGWKNRLKNGKGIMNTYLSVNILNNDFSRYQDNENLSGLVFRNNSRETEQKLRYAYTRFIKDWSITAGANVTRAIYANETEDFAFNNQFLTEIDFWKYGLFGQATKTFLEGRLDFSAGFRVDDNSYTAESSTLLKTFSPRVALSYVLDSANNWRLSTSIGKYYKIAPYTILGYQNRDGFFSNKSVPYIGSLHVVAGLEYRLGTFGKISAETFYKRYSNYPISVADGVSLANKGADFSVLGNEEVISDGQGRTYGLELLYQQKLYRNFYAILAYTLFKSEFTGLEGAYLPSVWDSRHLVSFTGGYKAPRNWEFSLRYRYAGNTPYAPVDVDQSLPVYPVLVFDYNDLGTSRLAPFNQLDIRIDKKWNFRALTLNVYLEVQNALAQNSPDVPSFGLDRDEQGKVIEPLRLVEVINSPNSVLPIIGLAIDF
- the rnr gene encoding ribonuclease R: MTKNKKTKVKGALLRPQKLQSEILRLFKRHQKKPFNAKQIIRKLKIDNSKDSVQSALMKLVEGNQLQTTSDYKFKLGYPARSSNKAFSTYEGKVDLTRTGAAYIIVPDLEHDIYVAAKHTKSAMHGDKVKVKAWLRHDRRKMEGEIEEILERARESFIGTIHLFPKHAIVTTDGMGTPLDIFVALENTKGSADGEKVTVKIINWERGPQRDPEGKVMVVLGEAGSHDIEMKAILINKGFDLIFSEEALAIAEKLPTAITEEEISLRRDMREVTTFTIDPDTAKDFDDALSIQFLDNGHCEIGVHIADVAHYVLPGTALDKEAFQRSTSVYLVDRVLPMLPERLSNELCSLRPHEDKLTFSAVFVFDKNDKVQSRWFGRTIIHSNHRFTYEEAQAVLESEGGPFESELKLLNRIALKLRQERFKQGSINFETQEVKFRLDDQGTPLEVYVKERKDSNMLIEDFMLLANREVATYIHKKGIDHEIPFVYRIHDEPDPDRVEEFARFAREFGFEMDISSKEEIARSYNRLVKASEKIPALKLLEPIAIRTMAKAAYSTENIGHYGLGFEYYSHFTSPIRRYSDILAHRILALNLGKGESYRVKKEALEEECRHISQQERKAMDAERESVKYKQVEFIEKHLGETFEGYVSGLSDYGIYVVLKANHCEGMVSYNTLPEPFELASSRLKITGLRSGQTLKMGDNIWVKIVDTDLNRRRIDMAWADVPEES